The segment TGGATGCTGAAATTCTTTGGTTTACACAAGGATTTGTACAATATAATATTGCCAACTTCCTGAAAAAAGACGAGAAATTACAGCAATTTGAAATAAGCTTGGAAATTTGTTCAGAGTTTCCATTTGCCAATGATGTATGGCCATCAGATATTACCTTTTCTTTAAACGGAATTGAGTTGGGAACATGGAGAAGCCCTGGGGATTTTGCTGATACAAGAGGTAAATTCACACCTGATTGGTGGCCGCATAACATCAATCAATACGGCCTGCTTAAAACAATTCGAATAACGAATCATGGCACCTATATTGATGGTGACCCAATGTCTCAAATAACAGTAGATGATCTTGATACTAATACAGACAGATGGACACTTCGAATTGAGGTAAAAGAAGACGCTGAGCATGTTGGTGGCGCCACTATATTCGGAAAAAAATTCGGCAATCATGATCAAGATATTAATTTCAAACTA is part of the Niallia taxi genome and harbors:
- a CDS encoding ArsR/SmtB family transcription factor — its product is MQLGIDNSSLVVYEALASEVRIKIIQLLSKNKMNIKEIAEELEISSAIVTKHIKKLEVAGLIKTERVPGKSGLQKISILKVDHIEINFPKKIFHSFAAYETAVPIGHYTDYDLKPTCGLATEKEFIGRVDEPRYFMDPKRMDAEILWFTQGFVQYNIANFLKKDEKLQQFEISLEICSEFPFANDVWPSDITFSLNGIELGTWRSPGDFADTRGKFTPDWWPHNINQYGLLKTIRITNHGTYIDGDPMSQITVDDLDTNTDRWTLRIEVKEDAEHVGGATIFGKKFGNHDQDINFKLYYL